The following is a genomic window from Dehalogenimonas sp. 4OHTPN.
GAACCCACCGGTGATATTACGCCGGAAGATATTCCCTTTTAATAAGTAAAATTACAGATCGGATATAGGAGTAAATAATTGGTAACTTCACGTGATTCAGGCGCTCGGCCTCAGGGACGTCCGGGCGGGCGTTTTGGCGGTCGCGGCCGTTTTCAGCAGCGGCGTAAAGTGTGTGCTTTTTGCGCCGATAAGAACATCATTATTGATTACAAAGATACAGCCAGGCTTTCGCGGTACATCTCCGAGCGCGCCAAGATCGATCCGCGCCGCCGCAGCGGTACCTGTGCTAGGCACCAGCGGGCATTGTCAGAAGCCATCAAGCAAGCTCGGATCATAGCCTTGCTGCCGTTCGTCCCGGAGCATATCAGAAAATCCGGCACCTCCTGGATGATGAGCCCTTCAGCGCCGAAAGCAGCCGAAGCCGCGCCGGAAGCTAAGACAGAAAACGCCGCTCCGGTGGTGGCTGCGACAACCGAAAACCCGGCAACGGCGTAAACCACTCCTGAACATCAAGTGAGGATATAAAGTGCCCAAAAGGACTTATCAACCGAAAAAGATTCCCCGCAAACGGGAACATGGTTTTCTTGCCCGAATGTCTAGTCGGGGCGGCCGCGATGTGCTGAAGTCGCGCCGGGCTAAAGGCCGTAAAAGGTTAATTGTCGTCTAGCTTCCACCTTTCTCCGGTAATAGCTGGCGGAGGGTGCATGGTCCGTGAAACACGCCTTAGAAGACGGGAAGATTTTCAGAGGGTGCTGTCCGCCGGGCGATCCAAATCTGACTCATTGCTGATACTTAAAACCGCGCCGGGCAGCACAGAGTCAAGCCGTATCGGTATCGTAACCAGTAAAAAGCTCGGTTGCGCCGTAGTCCGAAATCGAGTTCGCCGGCGGCTTCGGGAAATATTGCGGAAGGCTGAGATCAAAAACAGCATCGACGCAGTATTTATCGCGAGATCATCTGCCGCTTCTGTGCCTTATGCCGAGCTGGAGGCCAGTGCCTGTAATCTGATGAAGCGGGTTGGGCTGGTTAGCAGTTGACGATGAAAAAAGTGGCCCTGGGATTGATCAGGCTGTATCAGAACAGCCTTTCAAAGGTATTACCTCCGTCTTGCCGTTTTCAGCCAACCTGCTCACAATATACCTTTGAAGCTATTGAACGGTTTGGCTTTGTCAAAGGCGTTTGGTTGGGCCTGAAACGTTTGGGGCGCTGCCATCCTTTTAACAAAGGCGGTTACGATCCGGTGCCGGATCACGCTTGAAGGAGACTAGGTTGCGGAATATTTGGAAAATCGGTTTTATTATTGCCTTAATAACCGCGCTGGCTGTCGGCGGCAGCGGATGCACCGGAGGGCAGAGAGCCCTGGGTTGGAGCGGGGTGACTCTAGCCGGCAACGAATTATATTGCGGAACCACCGATGGCCGGCTGATCTCGCTCAATTCCAGCACCGGGACGGTTCGCTGGCAGGTGAATCTGGAAAACGCTACCGGTATTTACGGTTCTCCGCTCGTCGTCGGTGATACCGTTTATGTGACTTCATACGGAGGCAGGGTATTTGCTGTCAACGCCGCCAGCGGAGCTCTCAAATGGTCGTCGCCGACGCCCGAAGAAGTAAAATTGCCGGACGCGATTATCAGCGGGCTGGCTGAAAGCAACGGGCGTCTTTTCTACGGCAGCACCGAAGGATCGGTATATGCCATCAACTCAGCCGACGGCAAGGTTGTCTGGAGTTTCAAAAACGGCGATAAAATTTGGGCGACGCCTCTGGTTCACAAAGGCGTGGTATATATCGGTTCGTTTGATAAAAAAGTCTACGCCATCTCAGAAACCGACGGGCGGGAGTTATGGGTTTTTGAGGCTGGAGGCGTCTTTACTTCAGCCCCGGTTATTTTTAACGATACGCTGATTATCGGCTCACTTGACCGTAATCTCTATTGCTTGGACAGCGCTTCCGGAGCCGAGTTATGGCGCTTCTCCGCCGGCAAGTGGTTCTGGGGCAGCCCAGCAGTCCTTGGAGGTCAAATTTACGCGCCAAACACCGACGGGAGCGTTTATGTTCTCGGCGGTGGGACGGGTCAGTTGATTCAGGAACATGACTTCGGAAGCCCGTTTGCCGCTTCGCCGTCCATTGCGAATGGCCAGTTAGTAGTAGCGGCCGCTGAGGATGGGAAAATCGTTGTTATCGACGATGGTTCACAGCAGACCCGGGAACTTGCCATACTGGATACTACGATCAGAGCGCCGCTGGCTTCTTCCGGCGAAATCGTCTTTATTCACAGCCAGACCAACGAAACAATTTTCGCTGTTAACGCATTGACCGGCGCCCGTGTATGGGAATACCGGGTGTCCTGAAGAGGTAATTGAGTGAGTATTGGAGATATCTGGGATCTAATAATTCTTGACCCGTTGATCAACGGGATGATCTGGCTTTCCAGTATCCTTTTCAACAATTTCGGTTTGACGGTTATCGTCCTGACCGCCGTTATTTTCGCGGTGATGTATCCCTTGACGATGAAGCAAATGCGCGCGGCCAAGGCGATGCAGGAGTTGCAGCCGAAACTCCAGGCTCTTCAAAAGAAATACGCCAAAGACAGGCAAAAGCTCGCTCAAGAGCAGATGCAGCTGATGCGGGAGTCTGGCGCCAGCGCCACCGGCTGCCTTGTGCCGATGCTTATACAGATGCCGATCTGGATAGCTTTGTATCAGGCTATTATCAGGGTGCTAGCGGTAACGCCCGAAGATTTCCTGAGCCTTTCCAGGCATTTATACGACTGGGCTGTGGTCTATGAGACCCTCCCGCTGAACAGTACCTTTCTTTGGATAGACCTCTCCACCCCGGATTACATTCTGGCGCTTCTCGTGGGCGCGGTGATGCTCTTGCAGCAGAAAATGACCACGCCTCAGTCTGCAGATCCAAAGGTTGCGGCGCAGGGCAAAATGATGCTCTTCATGATGCCCGCGATGTTTGTTTTCATTTCGATTACTTTCCCGGCCGGCCTGGCGCTGTACTGGCTGACATCGAGTATATTGAGGGTTGTGGTCCAGTTCTTCGCCACCGGTCCCGGCGAGCTGAAGCCCTGGTTTCAGGGTTTAATGAGCAGGCTGGAGCGGGACCGCGGATACAAAGACCGTGTTTCGAAAAATGAAAAATCACCTGAATCAGCCACGCCAAAAGTGGTGGTTGAGCAGGCTGAGGAGATTGTGAATGAAGGAAATCGAGGTAAGGGGGCGGACGGTGGAAGAGGCGGTAACCCGCGGCCTGGAACGACTAAAAGTCAGCCGGGAAGAGGTGGAGATCGACGTCGTAAACGAAGGTAGCCACGGACTTTTCGGTATCCGGACTGAAGAGGCCATTGTGGTGGTAAGGACCAGACAACCCGCGGCACCGGTTTCGGCCACCCGTGCCGCCGATGCCGTAGCCGTTACCACGCGGATCATTCAAGATCTGATAGACCACATGGATCTCGATGCCGGCGTTGAGTACTTGCCGGATGCGATGGTCACTGAAGAAACGGGAAATGAATCGGGAATGGTTTTTGATATTCTCGGTGAAGATCTGGGCCTGCTTATAGGCCGCCACGGTCAGACCCTGGCAAATTTCCAGTATCTGGTCAGAATCCTGGTGGCTCAACGTATTGGAGACTATTTACCGATCGTGGTGGACGTTAACGGCTACCGACAAAGGCGTTTTAAGTCCCTTGAAGTGTTAGCTCGGCGGACGGCGGAGCAGGTGCGCCAGCGCCGGATGCCGTACTCGCTGGACCCAATGCCGCCTTTTGAGAGGCGCATTATTCACATGGTGCTGGCCGGTGATCCCGAAGTGACCACTCAGAGCGTAGGTTTTGGGGAAGAGCGAAAAGTTGTTGTTGTCCCCCGGGAAGAATCTCTAAAATAGAAGTTGTTATCCATTTGGCTTGTTTCTTGAACGCAGCTTTATCCTGTGATATGCTTCCTGTCAACAGCGTTGACGGAGAAGAGTAAGCCCGGCGCTTTCCATCAGCGAGCCTGATACGGTGCGAGCAGGCTGGAAATAGGGCGGAAAATCCCTCCTGAGCTTCCAGGCGAAAGTCCAGGGTGTCTGGGTGATTAGTTTTGGACGAGTGCCAGCCGTTATCCTGGCAAGGCATGTTTGTGCCAGAAAAGAGCGCCCCGATTCATCGGGGAACAAGGGTGGTACCGCGGTTAATCCCGTCCCTTATGGGCGGGATTTGGTTTTTATAAGGAGGCGCAATGTTTTTACCAGTAAGCAGCCGGGTTAGCTTTCCAGAAATCGAAGAAAAGATCCTGAAGCTTTGGACGGCTGGAGATATTTTCAAACGCTCGGTTGAAAGCCGGAACGGGCGGAAACGCTTTACCCTGTACGAAGGACCACCCACGGCTAACGGCAGACCCGGCATTCATCATGTCCTGTCGCGTGTTTTCAAAGACGTAATGCCGCGCTATAAAACCATGAAAGGGTATTATGCACCCCGCATCGGCGGATGGGATACACATGGACTGCCGGTGGAACTCGAGGTTGAGAAAGCTCTCGGTTTCAAGAGTAAGACCGACATTGAGAGTTTCGGCATCGCTGAATTCAACAAGAAGTGCCGGGAAAGCGTCTTCAAGTATGTCGAAGACTGGAAAGGATTGACCGAGCGCGTCGGCTACTGGGTCGATCTGGAGCATGCCTACATAACCATGAACAATGAGTATATCGAAACCGGGTGGTGGGTGGTAAAACAGTTGTGGGATAAGGGACTCGTTTATCAAGGGCATAAAGTTACCCCTCACTGTCCCCGCTGCGGTACATCGTTATCATCGCACGAAGTTGCCCTCGGGTATGAAGAGAACACCGAGGACCCGTCTGTCTACGTGAAATTTATAATCGAACCAGCCGGGATGGCCGGGCCTCTCGCCGCGTTCGCCGACAAGCCCTTCTCCCTGCTCGCTTGGACAACAACGCCCTGGACGCTGCCGGCTAACACCGCGCTGGCAGTCTGCGGTACCGCGGAGTACGCCGTCCTCGACATGGGGGATGAATACCTGGTTTTAGCAACGGAAAGACTTGAAGCAAACGGTCTTCATAATGCCCACCAGGCTGGGCGTATATCAGGCTGCAATCTGGTAGGGTTGCAATATCGACCATTGTTTGATCCATTTGACAATGGGGTGCCTGTCTATCGATTGGCCGCGACAGGCATGACGGCATCAGAGCCGGGTGAGATATTGTATCCGGTTATCACCACCGATTACGTGTCGATGGAAGACGGTACCGGAATCGTTCATACCGCTCCGGCATATGGCGAAGTGGACTATGAGTCAGGGGTCAGGCACGGGCTTTATTTTATTCATCATGTCGATCTACAGGGCAAGATAACCGGCTCTTATCCGGGCGCTGGAAAATTCGTGAAAGCGGCAGATCCGCTAATAACACGCGCCCTGAAAGACCGCCATCTGATTCAAAAGGATGAAAAGATCCACCATACTTACCCGTTCTGCTGGCGGTGCGCCACGCCCCTTCTGTATTTTGCCAAGCAAAGCTGGTATATCCGCACCACAGCGCGCAAGGCAGATTTGATTGAAAACAACGAGAGGATCAACTGGTACCCTGAGCATATCAAAAGGGGACGCTTTGGCGATTGGCTGCAGAACAACGTCGACTGGGCTTTTTCGAGAGAACGTTACTGGGGCACCCCTGTGCCGGTATGGCGCTGTGACAAATGCCAGGCTTCTGACTGCATCGGCGGTCTTGACGAACTCAGGTTTAAACCGGGATTCACCGGCTTTCCTGAGCCACTGGACCTGCACCGCCCGTTTGTTGACGACATAGCTTACGATTGTCAAAAATGCGGCGGCCGGATGCGTCGGGTGACGGATGTCATTGACTGCTGGTTTGACTCCGGCGCCATGCCGGTGGCGCAGCAGCATTACCCATTTGATCCTGAAAGCCGCTCCATTTTCAAGGACGGCCGATTCCCGGCTGACT
Proteins encoded in this region:
- the rpmH gene encoding 50S ribosomal protein L34; this translates as MPKRTYQPKKIPRKREHGFLARMSSRGGRDVLKSRRAKGRKRLIVV
- a CDS encoding PQQ-binding-like beta-propeller repeat protein, with the protein product MRNIWKIGFIIALITALAVGGSGCTGGQRALGWSGVTLAGNELYCGTTDGRLISLNSSTGTVRWQVNLENATGIYGSPLVVGDTVYVTSYGGRVFAVNAASGALKWSSPTPEEVKLPDAIISGLAESNGRLFYGSTEGSVYAINSADGKVVWSFKNGDKIWATPLVHKGVVYIGSFDKKVYAISETDGRELWVFEAGGVFTSAPVIFNDTLIIGSLDRNLYCLDSASGAELWRFSAGKWFWGSPAVLGGQIYAPNTDGSVYVLGGGTGQLIQEHDFGSPFAASPSIANGQLVVAAAEDGKIVVIDDGSQQTRELAILDTTIRAPLASSGEIVFIHSQTNETIFAVNALTGARVWEYRVS
- the rnpA gene encoding ribonuclease P protein component; the protein is MVRETRLRRREDFQRVLSAGRSKSDSLLILKTAPGSTESSRIGIVTSKKLGCAVVRNRVRRRLREILRKAEIKNSIDAVFIARSSAASVPYAELEASACNLMKRVGLVSS
- the ileS gene encoding isoleucine--tRNA ligase, translated to MFLPVSSRVSFPEIEEKILKLWTAGDIFKRSVESRNGRKRFTLYEGPPTANGRPGIHHVLSRVFKDVMPRYKTMKGYYAPRIGGWDTHGLPVELEVEKALGFKSKTDIESFGIAEFNKKCRESVFKYVEDWKGLTERVGYWVDLEHAYITMNNEYIETGWWVVKQLWDKGLVYQGHKVTPHCPRCGTSLSSHEVALGYEENTEDPSVYVKFIIEPAGMAGPLAAFADKPFSLLAWTTTPWTLPANTALAVCGTAEYAVLDMGDEYLVLATERLEANGLHNAHQAGRISGCNLVGLQYRPLFDPFDNGVPVYRLAATGMTASEPGEILYPVITTDYVSMEDGTGIVHTAPAYGEVDYESGVRHGLYFIHHVDLQGKITGSYPGAGKFVKAADPLITRALKDRHLIQKDEKIHHTYPFCWRCATPLLYFAKQSWYIRTTARKADLIENNERINWYPEHIKRGRFGDWLQNNVDWAFSRERYWGTPVPVWRCDKCQASDCIGGLDELRFKPGFTGFPEPLDLHRPFVDDIAYDCQKCGGRMRRVTDVIDCWFDSGAMPVAQQHYPFDPESRSIFKDGRFPADFICEGIDQTRGWFYSLHALSTLLFGQPSFKNVISLGLILDEKGEKMSKTRGNVVLPETVINKHGADAVRWYLLTASPAGNTRRFSEKLVGEVTRSFISTLWNTYSFFVLYANIDNFSPGTQKYGIASELDRWILSELNQLITEVTADLDAYDPVSAGRAIEAFVDYLSNWYVRRSRRRFWKSESDADKLSAYNTLYECLVKLSKLVAPFMPFLAEEIYQNLIAGNEAGKFDSVHLCDYPEAETNSIDNALSGSMRLAMKASSVGRAARAQAAIKVRQPLTDAVIVGLSQNELSGLEKLADAITEELNVKTLRFASDAGLINTDEYSTVTDGPVTVGINKRLTPELVDEGLVREITHRIQGLRKTAGFDIADTISTFFETDSETERVMEAWSGYVARETLSRELVKGVPDDPGITAETFKLEGHAIKLGVRKVT
- the jag gene encoding RNA-binding cell elongation regulator Jag/EloR, encoding MKEIEVRGRTVEEAVTRGLERLKVSREEVEIDVVNEGSHGLFGIRTEEAIVVVRTRQPAAPVSATRAADAVAVTTRIIQDLIDHMDLDAGVEYLPDAMVTEETGNESGMVFDILGEDLGLLIGRHGQTLANFQYLVRILVAQRIGDYLPIVVDVNGYRQRRFKSLEVLARRTAEQVRQRRMPYSLDPMPPFERRIIHMVLAGDPEVTTQSVGFGEERKVVVVPREESLK
- the yidD gene encoding membrane protein insertion efficiency factor YidD translates to MKKVALGLIRLYQNSLSKVLPPSCRFQPTCSQYTFEAIERFGFVKGVWLGLKRLGRCHPFNKGGYDPVPDHA
- the rpsR gene encoding 30S ribosomal protein S18 — encoded protein: MVTSRDSGARPQGRPGGRFGGRGRFQQRRKVCAFCADKNIIIDYKDTARLSRYISERAKIDPRRRSGTCARHQRALSEAIKQARIIALLPFVPEHIRKSGTSWMMSPSAPKAAEAAPEAKTENAAPVVAATTENPATA
- a CDS encoding YidC/Oxa1 family membrane protein insertase, translating into MTVIVLTAVIFAVMYPLTMKQMRAAKAMQELQPKLQALQKKYAKDRQKLAQEQMQLMRESGASATGCLVPMLIQMPIWIALYQAIIRVLAVTPEDFLSLSRHLYDWAVVYETLPLNSTFLWIDLSTPDYILALLVGAVMLLQQKMTTPQSADPKVAAQGKMMLFMMPAMFVFISITFPAGLALYWLTSSILRVVVQFFATGPGELKPWFQGLMSRLERDRGYKDRVSKNEKSPESATPKVVVEQAEEIVNEGNRGKGADGGRGGNPRPGTTKSQPGRGGDRRRKRR